The Ignatzschineria rhizosphaerae genome contains a region encoding:
- the dapA gene encoding 4-hydroxy-tetrahydrodipicolinate synthase, translating to MFGGSIVAIVTPMFPDGRIDFDTFEKLVEFHIENKTDAIVAMGTTGESATVNFDEHREVVKKVVQYVGGRVPVIAGTGGNSTEEAVRLTHWAAEDGADACLLVAPYYNKPPQEGLYQHFKLIAETVDIPQILYNVPGRTASDILPDTVERLADFKNIVAIKEASTFERVEQLVRRVGDKIDVLTGEDGIAAKCVLAGAKGVISVTANIVPLQMHEMIQAALNGDEARAYEINEKIKELHHVLFLEANPIPVKWVLQELKKIHAGIRLPLVPLDKQYHLTVREAMKNAGLL from the coding sequence ATGTTTGGTGGTAGTATTGTAGCGATCGTAACCCCGATGTTTCCCGATGGACGTATTGATTTTGATACGTTTGAAAAGTTAGTAGAATTTCATATTGAAAATAAGACAGATGCCATCGTTGCGATGGGTACAACTGGTGAGTCTGCTACTGTGAATTTTGACGAGCATCGTGAGGTTGTGAAGAAGGTCGTGCAATACGTCGGTGGTCGTGTTCCTGTGATTGCAGGAACTGGCGGTAATTCTACAGAAGAAGCTGTAAGATTAACGCATTGGGCTGCTGAAGATGGGGCCGATGCTTGCCTATTGGTTGCACCTTATTATAATAAACCCCCGCAAGAAGGTCTTTATCAGCATTTTAAATTAATTGCTGAAACGGTTGATATTCCCCAAATTCTCTACAATGTACCAGGAAGAACGGCATCCGATATCTTGCCAGATACGGTTGAGAGATTGGCTGATTTTAAAAATATTGTTGCGATTAAAGAAGCGAGTACCTTTGAACGTGTAGAGCAATTAGTACGCAGAGTTGGCGATAAAATAGATGTTCTCACCGGAGAAGATGGGATCGCTGCAAAATGTGTGCTTGCAGGAGCAAAAGGGGTTATTTCGGTAACTGCTAATATTGTGCCACTTCAGATGCATGAGATGATTCAAGCAGCTCTTAATGGTGATGAAGCACGTGCTTATGAAATTAATGAAAAGATTAAAGAACTTCACCATGTTTTATTCTTAGAGGCAAATCCTATCCCTGTAAAATGGGTATTGCAGGAATTGAAAAAAATTCATGCAGGGATTCGTTTACCTTTGGTTCCACTCGATAAGCAGTATCATTTAACCGTTCGTGAAGCTATGAAGAACGCGGGCCTGCTTTAA
- the xth gene encoding exodeoxyribonuclease III: MKITTWNVNSINVRLSHLAEFLKEEVPSVIGLQELKCSNDKFPLKEIEELGYHCEINGQPTYNGVALLSKTEIEDVVFDIPGYKCEEKRVIAGTIEGVRVINAYVPNGQSPESDKYQYKLNWLAAFTKYIEEVLKNYSQVIVIGDYNIAPTDDDVHHPETWQGKILCTDKEREAFLELLALGLLDGLRIEAQPKGLFTWWDYRQGGFEKNSGIRIDHLLLSRVLSRRFLSSAVHLNYRVMERPSDHAPVSVILK; encoded by the coding sequence ATGAAAATAACAACTTGGAATGTAAATTCTATTAATGTACGATTGTCACATCTTGCAGAATTTTTAAAGGAAGAGGTGCCATCTGTCATAGGGCTACAAGAGCTAAAGTGTAGTAATGATAAATTTCCTTTAAAAGAGATTGAAGAGTTAGGTTATCACTGCGAAATTAATGGGCAACCAACTTATAATGGCGTAGCGCTTTTATCAAAAACAGAGATTGAGGATGTTGTTTTTGATATTCCAGGATATAAATGTGAAGAGAAGAGGGTAATTGCCGGAACAATTGAAGGTGTCCGTGTAATTAATGCTTATGTTCCTAATGGGCAGAGTCCTGAATCTGATAAATATCAATATAAATTAAATTGGCTAGCTGCTTTTACAAAGTATATTGAAGAAGTGTTGAAAAATTATTCGCAGGTCATTGTGATCGGCGATTACAATATTGCTCCTACAGATGATGATGTCCATCACCCAGAAACTTGGCAGGGCAAGATTCTTTGCACTGATAAGGAGCGAGAAGCCTTTTTAGAACTTTTAGCATTAGGGCTATTAGACGGGCTTAGAATAGAAGCGCAACCTAAAGGATTGTTTACTTGGTGGGATTACCGTCAAGGCGGATTTGAGAAAAACAGTGGTATTCGCATTGATCATCTATTATTATCAAGAGTATTGAGCCGCCGTTTTCTATCATCTGCTGTTCATTTAAATTATAGGGTAATGGAGCGTCCCTCAGATCATGCTCCAGTATCTGTGATACTGAAATAA
- the glnA gene encoding type I glutamate--ammonia ligase encodes MRSILNLIEENGILFIDLRLTDMIGQEHHFTIPARQANEQLFTQGKFFDGSSFKGWKQTECSDMVLIPNPESAFIDPLAKYPTLVLVCDVVEPDTMDYYVRDPRALAKRAEEYLKQSQIADHAFFGPENEFFIFDKVRYSNDPYHMGYELNSSTCYWDSQNPESYSGHFAEKQEGYSPLQPVDKLHDIRNEIVLNVEKTGLDVEIHHREVASAGQCEIGVKFNTLLKKSDEVQRLKYLIKNTVDQLGKSATFLPKPYFGESGSGMHVHISLFKDGKNIFCGEEYSNLSETALYFIGGIIKHARALNAFTNASTNSYKRLIPHYEAPVLLAYSAKNRTASIRIPYIVNENARRIEIRFPDATANPYFAFSALLMAGLDGIENKIHPGPAFDENLYELSNDLLKSIPKVCRTLDEALEALDKDRAFLLKGGVFNDSVIDAYIKLKQNEINQVAETPHPMEYKLYYSI; translated from the coding sequence ATTCGTTCCATCTTAAATCTCATTGAAGAAAATGGAATTTTATTTATCGATCTTCGTCTTACAGACATGATCGGACAAGAACACCACTTTACTATCCCAGCACGACAGGCAAACGAGCAACTTTTCACTCAAGGAAAATTTTTCGATGGATCTAGCTTTAAAGGTTGGAAACAGACTGAATGTTCTGACATGGTATTAATTCCTAATCCAGAAAGTGCGTTTATTGATCCGCTAGCTAAATATCCAACATTAGTTTTAGTATGTGATGTTGTTGAGCCTGACACTATGGATTACTACGTCCGTGATCCGCGCGCATTGGCAAAAAGAGCAGAAGAATATCTCAAACAGAGTCAAATTGCAGATCACGCATTTTTTGGTCCTGAAAATGAGTTCTTTATCTTTGATAAAGTCCGCTATAGTAATGATCCATATCATATGGGTTACGAATTAAACTCTAGCACTTGCTATTGGGACTCTCAAAACCCAGAGAGTTACTCTGGTCATTTTGCAGAAAAACAAGAGGGTTATTCTCCCCTTCAACCTGTTGATAAACTTCACGATATCCGCAATGAAATTGTATTAAATGTAGAGAAAACGGGACTTGATGTTGAAATTCATCACCGAGAAGTTGCCTCTGCTGGACAATGCGAAATCGGCGTTAAATTTAATACCTTATTAAAGAAATCTGATGAAGTGCAACGCTTAAAGTACCTCATCAAAAATACGGTCGATCAACTCGGGAAAAGCGCAACTTTTCTCCCAAAACCTTATTTTGGAGAAAGTGGATCAGGGATGCACGTTCATATCTCTCTCTTTAAAGATGGTAAAAACATCTTTTGTGGAGAAGAATATAGCAACCTTTCTGAAACAGCGCTTTACTTCATTGGCGGAATTATTAAGCACGCTAGAGCATTAAATGCCTTTACAAACGCATCGACAAATAGCTATAAACGTTTAATTCCTCACTACGAAGCGCCTGTTCTTTTAGCCTATTCAGCTAAAAATAGAACAGCATCTATTCGAATTCCTTATATTGTCAACGAAAATGCCCGCAGAATTGAGATTCGATTCCCAGATGCAACCGCAAATCCTTATTTTGCTTTTTCAGCATTGTTAATGGCGGGACTTGATGGGATTGAAAATAAGATCCACCCAGGACCTGCTTTTGATGAAAATCTATATGAACTCTCTAACGATCTTTTAAAATCTATTCCAAAAGTTTGTAGAACGTTAGATGAAGCATTAGAAGCTTTAGATAAAGACCGTGCGTTTCTCTTAAAAGGTGGCGTATTTAACGATAGCGTCATTGATGCTTATATCAAATTAAAGCAAAATGAGATCAATCAAGTTGCGGAAACACCACACCCTATGGAATATAAACTTTACTATTCTATATAA
- the csrA gene encoding carbon storage regulator CsrA, with the protein MLILTRKPGERLIINDNITITILEFKGNQVRVGIDAPSDVAVFREEVYQNIVKKEDNKA; encoded by the coding sequence TTGTTAATATTAACCAGAAAGCCTGGAGAAAGGCTTATTATTAATGATAATATTACTATTACAATATTGGAATTTAAAGGTAATCAGGTGAGGGTTGGTATTGATGCTCCTAGTGATGTTGCCGTCTTTAGAGAAGAGGTTTATCAAAATATTGTCAAAAAAGAAGATAATAAAGCCTAA
- the trmD gene encoding tRNA (guanosine(37)-N1)-methyltransferase TrmD, giving the protein MKSKIVIDVIALIPEIILPIIEDGVVSRAHDRSLFELRFWNPRDYSLDNHHTVDARPFGGGPGMVMMYEPLKKAFDAIEAFRGSRGYRIYMSPQGGLFRQSMARSLVEETHLVILCGRYEGVDQRIIDHEIDLELSIGDYVLSGGELAAAVVIDAIVRLIPDAMSNEASHLNDSFSEGDLLDHPHYTRPREINGLKVPEVLFSGDHQKIAMWRQEQAHQKTILRKKRS; this is encoded by the coding sequence ATGAAGAGTAAGATCGTTATTGATGTCATTGCCTTGATTCCGGAAATTATCTTACCCATAATTGAAGATGGGGTAGTTAGCAGGGCGCATGATCGATCATTATTTGAGTTGCGCTTTTGGAACCCTCGAGATTATTCGTTAGATAATCATCATACGGTTGATGCTCGCCCGTTTGGTGGTGGTCCTGGTATGGTGATGATGTATGAACCGCTCAAAAAAGCCTTTGATGCGATTGAAGCGTTTCGGGGAAGTCGTGGTTATAGAATCTATATGTCGCCTCAAGGTGGGCTGTTTCGGCAGTCTATGGCTCGAAGTTTAGTGGAAGAGACTCATTTGGTAATTCTTTGTGGTCGTTATGAAGGGGTTGATCAGCGTATTATTGATCATGAGATCGATTTAGAGTTATCGATTGGGGATTATGTGTTATCAGGCGGTGAATTGGCAGCCGCTGTTGTGATTGATGCGATTGTTCGGTTAATTCCTGATGCGATGTCTAATGAGGCTTCTCATCTTAATGATTCATTTAGTGAGGGAGACCTGCTTGATCACCCACATTATACTAGACCTAGAGAGATTAATGGATTAAAAGTGCCGGAGGTGTTATTTTCGGGCGACCATCAAAAAATTGCTATGTGGCGTCAAGAGCAGGCGCATCAAAAAACGATATTGAGAAAAAAGAGATCGTAG
- the rimM gene encoding ribosome maturation factor RimM (Essential for efficient processing of 16S rRNA), which yields MSDDKIIIGKVNGFHGVKGLIKVFSETRPREGILQYSRFFIQKNGAWQELEVEAGQKHSKHILLKFKGYDSRDAVEPLLGTELFIEREDMPEPSEDEVYWVDLYGLKVINHDGVELGVIDDIFETGANDVMAVKKGKEEILIPYSLEYIIMEINLEEGYIQVDWDEE from the coding sequence ATGAGCGATGATAAGATCATTATTGGTAAAGTAAATGGATTTCATGGTGTAAAGGGGTTAATTAAGGTTTTTTCAGAGACAAGACCTCGAGAGGGAATTTTGCAGTACTCGCGTTTTTTTATTCAAAAAAATGGCGCTTGGCAAGAATTGGAAGTAGAAGCGGGTCAAAAACATAGTAAGCATATTCTTTTGAAATTTAAAGGTTATGATTCTCGAGATGCGGTAGAGCCTCTTTTAGGTACAGAGCTCTTTATTGAACGCGAAGATATGCCAGAGCCCTCAGAAGATGAGGTGTATTGGGTTGATCTTTACGGGCTTAAAGTGATTAACCATGATGGCGTTGAGTTAGGAGTTATTGATGATATCTTTGAAACGGGCGCTAATGATGTGATGGCGGTTAAAAAGGGTAAAGAAGAGATCTTAATTCCATATTCATTGGAATACATCATTATGGAAATTAACTTAGAAGAGGGTTATATACAGGTTGATTGGGATGAAGAGTAA
- the rpsP gene encoding 30S ribosomal protein S16: MVTIRLARGGSKKRPFYQIVVADQRNSVTGKYIERLGFFNPIAKGGEKRLELAQDRVDYWVGVGAQPSERVASLLREAKRAAAKAEA; encoded by the coding sequence ATGGTTACAATTCGTCTAGCTCGTGGGGGCTCTAAAAAGCGTCCTTTCTACCAAATCGTTGTTGCAGATCAAAGAAATTCTGTAACTGGTAAATACATTGAGCGTCTTGGCTTTTTTAATCCCATCGCAAAAGGTGGTGAGAAACGTTTAGAGCTTGCTCAAGATCGCGTAGATTATTGGGTAGGAGTTGGGGCTCAGCCTTCAGAGCGTGTTGCATCTTTATTAAGAGAAGCAAAAAGAGCAGCAGCAAAAGCTGAAGCTTAA
- the lpxC gene encoding UDP-3-O-acyl-N-acetylglucosamine deacetylase: protein MLKQRTIKSLVQTTGVGLHSGKKVYLTLRPAGIDEGIVFRRTDVPSPDIKIQADSVISTQLATMIASPEAPEVTISTIEHLMSALCGLGIDNIVVEVSAPEIPIMDGSSAPFVYLIQSAGIQEQNAAKKFIKIKKPVTYKQEDKIAKLLPYNGFRLDFTIKFDHAVLDKTNPQHRCEFSSQYYIEEIARARTFGFMKDLEMMRELNLALGGSMDNAIVVDDFRVLNSDGLRYEDEFVRHKVLDAVGDLYVLGHPIIGEFVGYKAGHMMNNMLIRELVKDPSAYEIVTYEEAETSPVTFTVPAWN, encoded by the coding sequence ATGCTAAAACAGAGAACGATAAAAAGTTTAGTTCAAACAACAGGTGTTGGACTTCACTCAGGTAAAAAAGTTTATCTCACATTAAGACCTGCGGGAATTGATGAAGGGATCGTTTTTCGCCGTACAGATGTTCCTTCGCCAGATATTAAAATACAAGCAGACTCTGTCATTAGTACGCAGCTTGCGACAATGATTGCTTCACCTGAAGCGCCTGAAGTGACTATTTCGACAATAGAGCATCTGATGTCAGCGCTTTGTGGGCTTGGGATTGATAATATTGTTGTAGAGGTGAGTGCGCCTGAAATTCCAATAATGGATGGAAGCTCGGCTCCTTTTGTCTACTTGATTCAATCAGCAGGCATTCAAGAGCAAAATGCTGCGAAGAAATTCATCAAAATTAAAAAGCCCGTTACTTATAAGCAAGAAGATAAGATTGCAAAATTGCTTCCCTATAATGGCTTTAGATTAGATTTTACAATTAAATTTGATCATGCTGTTTTAGATAAGACAAATCCTCAACATCGTTGTGAGTTCTCAAGTCAATACTATATTGAAGAGATCGCAAGAGCGCGTACTTTTGGTTTTATGAAAGACCTTGAAATGATGCGTGAGCTGAATTTAGCACTCGGCGGAAGCATGGATAATGCGATCGTTGTTGATGATTTTAGAGTTTTAAATAGTGACGGACTTCGATATGAAGATGAGTTTGTGCGTCATAAAGTTTTAGATGCTGTTGGAGATCTATATGTTTTAGGTCATCCAATTATTGGTGAATTTGTGGGTTACAAGGCAGGACATATGATGAATAACATGCTTATTAGAGAGCTTGTTAAAGATCCATCAGCTTACGAAATTGTGACTTATGAAGAAGCAGAGACATCCCCTGTGACATTCACAGTGCCTGCTTGGAATTAA
- the ftsZ gene encoding cell division protein FtsZ, with the protein MFELQQDHNEDGPIIKVIGVGGAGGNAITHMVNSGLTGVTFIAANTDAQDLREAKADVRIQLGEELTRGLGAGANPEIGRQAAEETKEHIKAELNGADMVFIAAGMGGGTGTGAAPIVAEVAKELGILTVAVVSRPFSMEGRKRDQAASQGLKQLAQHVDSLITIPNDRLMSVLGKGISLYDAFSAANNVLFNAVQGITDSIIKPGMINLDFNDVKTVMKQQGLAMMGVGLSSGDNAAREAIQQAISSPLLEEVSLAGAKGLLVNISGGIKLSIGDLHEIGAIISDYANEDTTVVFGAVIDEEMGDDIRVTLVATGLGEYQAPIERGSIADQLLGRVAKPTAQAQGDSGHREPAKSSESQSTGYLDIPAFLRKNS; encoded by the coding sequence ATATTTGAACTGCAGCAAGATCATAACGAAGATGGGCCGATCATCAAAGTCATCGGTGTCGGTGGAGCGGGCGGTAATGCGATCACGCACATGGTTAATTCCGGTCTTACTGGGGTAACTTTTATTGCGGCGAATACAGATGCGCAAGACCTTCGTGAAGCAAAAGCAGACGTTCGCATTCAATTAGGTGAAGAATTGACTCGTGGACTTGGCGCGGGTGCAAACCCTGAGATCGGACGCCAAGCCGCAGAAGAGACTAAAGAGCATATCAAGGCAGAGCTTAATGGCGCTGATATGGTCTTTATTGCAGCAGGAATGGGTGGCGGTACAGGAACAGGTGCGGCGCCTATTGTTGCAGAAGTCGCAAAAGAATTGGGTATTTTAACGGTAGCGGTAGTATCTAGACCTTTCTCGATGGAAGGGCGTAAGCGTGATCAAGCGGCAAGCCAAGGATTAAAGCAGTTGGCACAGCATGTAGATTCATTAATTACGATCCCTAACGATCGTTTAATGAGTGTGCTTGGCAAAGGTATTAGTCTTTATGATGCTTTTAGTGCGGCAAATAATGTCCTCTTTAATGCTGTTCAAGGAATTACCGATAGTATTATTAAGCCAGGAATGATTAATCTTGACTTTAATGACGTTAAAACAGTCATGAAGCAGCAAGGATTAGCAATGATGGGGGTTGGACTCTCTTCAGGCGATAATGCTGCTAGAGAAGCCATTCAGCAAGCAATCTCTTCTCCGTTATTGGAAGAGGTGAGCTTAGCAGGAGCAAAAGGCTTACTGGTTAATATTTCTGGTGGTATAAAACTCAGCATTGGTGATCTTCATGAAATTGGCGCTATTATTAGTGATTATGCGAATGAAGATACAACGGTTGTATTTGGTGCGGTCATTGATGAAGAGATGGGCGATGATATCCGTGTGACGCTTGTTGCAACCGGATTAGGTGAGTATCAAGCACCGATCGAGCGTGGCAGTATTGCAGATCAGCTTTTAGGTCGTGTGGCAAAACCAACGGCACAAGCTCAAGGTGATTCAGGGCATCGAGAGCCTGCAAAATCATCTGAGAGTCAGTCAACGGGATATTTAGATATTCCAGCTTTTTTAAGAAAGAATTCTTAA
- the ftsA gene encoding cell division protein FtsA yields the protein MTETSMESMGVCIDIGTHKVVGMMANVRDNGTIEIKKMISKPSRGIKRGVITNIVPISNIVNDIIDEFEREFEVEVRSVSTSITGAHIRGRSNNGVVTISGERFTDKDHDRILLEAGKIKLDVGESVLHVLPQKYVIDGGQPVENAIGLSGVKFSLIAHLVTAATNEITNITNCITESGVEIDNIIYEGISSAISVLSEDEMQRGVTLIDIGAGVTDIVVYKGGVIIYHASIPLGGDDVTSDIAKVKRFSTQVAESIKIDYGTFVGFSSYDDIFTLPVITNQSESRTMSKRELSSIIEARYREILDFVRGKIEEADAYQMHDAGVVLTGGGSLVPGCVELVQEIMEKPCRIGMPMNTNFEDGKQLSPEYAAVVGLLASHKHDNIWQKELQKTMPSGNFFSNIYKKITGMCRNYF from the coding sequence ATGACGGAAACTTCAATGGAATCGATGGGAGTTTGCATAGATATTGGAACTCACAAAGTTGTCGGAATGATGGCAAATGTTCGTGATAATGGAACAATAGAGATCAAGAAGATGATTTCTAAGCCGTCTCGTGGCATTAAGCGAGGGGTGATTACAAATATTGTCCCCATCTCCAATATTGTGAACGATATTATTGATGAGTTTGAGCGAGAATTTGAAGTTGAAGTTCGCTCGGTATCGACCTCTATTACGGGAGCGCATATTCGTGGGCGTAGCAATAATGGTGTTGTCACAATTTCAGGTGAGCGTTTTACCGATAAAGACCATGATCGAATTTTGCTAGAGGCAGGTAAAATTAAATTAGATGTGGGCGAGAGTGTTTTGCATGTGCTCCCCCAAAAATATGTCATTGATGGTGGTCAGCCTGTTGAAAATGCCATCGGTTTATCTGGGGTAAAGTTCTCATTAATTGCGCATCTTGTAACGGCGGCTACTAATGAGATCACGAATATTACAAACTGTATTACAGAAAGTGGTGTTGAAATTGATAACATCATCTATGAAGGGATTTCATCGGCAATTAGTGTTTTAAGTGAAGATGAGATGCAAAGAGGTGTCACACTTATTGATATTGGTGCGGGTGTAACTGATATTGTGGTTTATAAAGGTGGCGTAATTATCTATCATGCATCTATCCCGTTAGGGGGTGATGATGTGACTTCTGATATTGCAAAAGTTAAACGATTCTCTACGCAAGTTGCTGAAAGTATTAAGATTGATTATGGTACTTTTGTCGGCTTTTCAAGTTATGATGATATTTTTACGTTGCCTGTTATTACTAATCAAAGTGAAAGTAGAACGATGTCTAAGCGTGAATTATCATCAATTATTGAAGCAAGATATCGCGAGATATTGGACTTTGTTCGAGGTAAAATTGAAGAGGCGGATGCTTATCAAATGCATGATGCCGGCGTTGTCCTAACAGGCGGTGGGAGCCTTGTTCCTGGCTGTGTTGAGTTAGTGCAGGAGATTATGGAAAAACCATGTCGAATTGGTATGCCAATGAATACTAATTTTGAAGATGGAAAACAATTGTCTCCAGAATATGCAGCGGTGGTAGGGCTCCTTGCATCGCATAAGCATGACAACATTTGGCAAAAAGAGTTGCAAAAAACAATGCCAAGTGGCAACTTTTTTAGTAACATATATAAGAAAATCACTGGAATGTGTCGAAACTATTTCTAG
- a CDS encoding cell division protein FtsQ/DivIB codes for MKRLQSPSQTRYRKARKKGRNQLGVVQKKPFDWGRFGYVLYRFFRFVFLVLLLVGIVAGPYYGWQYLKENNLFFKIETVSVYGEVDHLSQERINELVKDAVGQNLIGLDMQQYQDNILSESWIKSVSLKRQWLHELEVYLVEQDPIAIWNETQMVDADGEIFTPSFIPDQPWVYLSGPKEKVSDILVVYEETQRRLTNAGFQLKEIVLDENESWTILLDNDLLLIMGSEDYSQRLSRFLRQFPDRNVLDVIQHIDFRYKNGFSVKWKEDHQ; via the coding sequence TTGAAGAGATTACAATCCCCCTCACAAACTCGTTATCGAAAAGCTCGGAAAAAAGGGCGAAATCAATTAGGAGTAGTCCAAAAGAAGCCTTTTGATTGGGGGCGGTTTGGGTATGTTCTTTATCGTTTTTTTCGATTTGTTTTTTTAGTACTATTACTAGTGGGGATTGTTGCCGGGCCTTATTATGGGTGGCAGTACTTAAAAGAGAATAATCTTTTTTTCAAGATAGAGACGGTATCTGTATATGGTGAAGTCGATCATCTTTCTCAAGAGAGAATTAATGAATTGGTGAAAGATGCCGTTGGGCAAAATTTAATAGGGCTTGATATGCAGCAGTATCAAGATAATATTTTGTCTGAATCATGGATTAAATCTGTTTCTTTAAAAAGGCAGTGGTTACACGAATTAGAGGTCTATCTTGTGGAGCAAGATCCCATTGCAATTTGGAATGAAACGCAGATGGTAGATGCAGATGGCGAGATATTTACCCCCTCTTTTATTCCTGATCAGCCTTGGGTCTATCTGTCGGGACCTAAAGAGAAGGTTTCGGATATTCTAGTGGTTTATGAGGAGACTCAAAGAAGGCTAACAAATGCTGGATTTCAGCTAAAGGAGATAGTTTTGGATGAAAATGAATCCTGGACTATACTGCTCGATAATGATTTGTTGTTGATTATGGGCTCAGAAGATTATTCGCAGCGATTGTCGCGGTTTTTAAGGCAGTTTCCTGATCGAAATGTTTTAGATGTAATACAGCATATTGATTTTAGGTATAAAAATGGATTCTCGGTAAAGTGGAAAGAGGATCATCAGTGA
- a CDS encoding D-alanine--D-alanine ligase: protein MRVAKNQDPKVFGKVAVVYGGNSMEREVSLWSGEAVLKALQAKGIDAHGIDAKDDGLLRTLEAEKFDRVFIIVHGRGGEDGVLQGALEHLNIPYTGSGVLASSLAMDKIRTKQLWKAVGLPVLESYIIEDADAAKALQSQLTYPVAVKPSEEGSSIGVSRVDHAEDLVKAWEAAGGYNSPVFAENWIIGNGEYTCAILNGEALPIIRMETDLAFYDYEAKYLRDDTRYFCPSGLSDADEARFRELCEAAFKSIGAKGWARVDFVVDRDNNPWLLEINMVPGMTNHSLVPMAAKTEGLSFEDLCWLILEDSLDA from the coding sequence ATGAGAGTTGCAAAAAATCAAGATCCTAAGGTATTTGGTAAAGTTGCGGTTGTTTATGGTGGCAACTCTATGGAAAGAGAGGTCTCTCTTTGGTCCGGGGAGGCTGTATTAAAGGCACTTCAGGCTAAAGGAATTGATGCTCATGGCATTGATGCTAAAGATGACGGTCTTTTAAGAACCCTTGAGGCTGAGAAATTTGATCGGGTGTTTATTATTGTTCATGGTCGTGGTGGAGAAGATGGGGTGCTTCAAGGGGCATTAGAGCATCTTAATATTCCCTATACAGGAAGTGGTGTTTTAGCTTCTAGTTTAGCAATGGATAAGATCCGAACAAAGCAACTATGGAAAGCGGTAGGATTGCCGGTACTTGAATCTTATATTATTGAAGATGCAGATGCCGCAAAGGCTTTACAATCACAATTGACCTATCCTGTTGCGGTGAAGCCTTCTGAGGAAGGGTCAAGCATCGGTGTGAGCCGCGTAGATCATGCTGAGGATTTAGTCAAAGCATGGGAAGCTGCTGGTGGATATAATTCTCCTGTTTTTGCAGAAAATTGGATTATTGGGAATGGTGAATATACCTGTGCGATTTTAAATGGGGAAGCATTACCAATTATTCGTATGGAGACAGATCTTGCTTTTTATGATTATGAGGCAAAGTATCTTCGTGATGATACGCGTTATTTTTGCCCATCAGGATTAAGTGATGCTGATGAGGCTCGTTTTAGAGAGCTTTGTGAGGCTGCGTTTAAATCAATTGGCGCAAAAGGTTGGGCGCGTGTTGATTTTGTGGTAGATCGCGATAATAATCCGTGGTTACTAGAGATCAATATGGTGCCGGGAATGACAAACCATTCATTAGTGCCGATGGCGGCAAAAACAGAAGGACTCTCTTTTGAAGATCTTTGTTGGCTGATCTTGGAAGATTCGCTAGATGCTTAA